A single region of the Hyphomicrobiales bacterium genome encodes:
- a CDS encoding DsbC/DsbD-like thiol-disulfide interchange protein: protein MSRLAPLASASIVWIGLLANAMAQDAVWRPVAKAPIHSTVQLDPVAIPPDSPNREVIVTIALQPGYKTYWRTPGDSGVPPTFDWSKSENLGSVTVKWPAPKWFFDGSGYAIGYGGRARFPVSVVAQDKDKPLVLKLSLDYAVCKDICIPAKAEANLRLPAAGEAVSLPLVDPFAANLPRRVGLGEAVDGIAIAAVEGPVKALVVKARIPQEGGSPVDSNLFVEGPEGWLFGKPEREALEGGEMRFSVPLSDKPKHVSATKIPLLLTLVVAGRSIEVVSDLDVSAIAR, encoded by the coding sequence ATGAGCAGGTTGGCCCCTCTGGCGTCCGCCTCGATCGTCTGGATAGGCCTTCTGGCAAATGCGATGGCACAGGATGCGGTCTGGCGTCCGGTTGCGAAGGCACCGATCCATTCCACGGTCCAGCTTGATCCCGTGGCAATCCCTCCCGACAGTCCCAATCGCGAGGTCATCGTCACGATCGCCCTGCAGCCCGGCTACAAGACCTACTGGCGTACCCCCGGCGATTCGGGGGTGCCGCCAACCTTCGACTGGTCGAAATCCGAAAATCTCGGCTCCGTGACCGTCAAATGGCCGGCGCCGAAATGGTTCTTCGACGGCAGTGGCTACGCCATCGGCTATGGGGGCCGCGCCCGCTTTCCTGTTTCGGTGGTGGCGCAGGACAAGGACAAGCCGCTCGTTCTGAAGCTCAGCCTCGACTACGCCGTTTGCAAGGACATCTGCATTCCGGCGAAGGCTGAGGCAAACCTCCGCCTGCCGGCGGCCGGCGAGGCCGTGTCGCTGCCTTTGGTGGACCCGTTCGCGGCGAACCTTCCACGCCGTGTCGGACTTGGCGAGGCGGTCGACGGCATCGCCATCGCCGCCGTCGAGGGCCCGGTCAAAGCCCTGGTGGTCAAGGCGCGTATTCCGCAGGAGGGCGGCAGCCCGGTGGACAGCAATCTCTTCGTGGAAGGGCCTGAGGGATGGCTCTTCGGCAAGCCGGAGCGCGAGGCGCTGGAGGGCGGCGAGATGCGCTTCAGCGTGCCATTGAGCGACAAGCCGAAGCACGTCTCCGCCACCAAGATTCCATTGCTGCTGACCCTGGTCGTCGCGGGCCGTTCCATCGAGGTGGTCTCCGACCTCGACGTCAGCGCCATTGCGCGGTAA
- a CDS encoding hypothetical protein (Evidence 5 : Unknown function), with the protein MVIFRFAPIHEPPPAIRGDGVYLRVPQMSDHAAWATLREESRAFLEPWEPIWPSDDLTKAAFRRRVRRY; encoded by the coding sequence ATGGTCATCTTCCGCTTTGCACCGATCCACGAACCGCCCCCGGCGATCAGAGGCGACGGGGTCTATCTCCGGGTTCCGCAGATGTCGGACCACGCGGCCTGGGCGACGCTGCGTGAGGAGAGCCGGGCTTTTCTGGAGCCATGGGAGCCAATCTGGCCGTCGGACGACCTGACGAAGGCTGCCTTTCGCCGGCGCGTGCGGCGCTATTAG
- the ctaE gene encoding Cytochrome c oxidase subunit 3 — MAEAHAKHHDYHLVNPSPWPFVGSFSAFIMAVGAVMWMKNMAVGGLHAGPLVFGAGLIGVLYTMLAWWTDVVHEANTGDHTRVVQLHHRYGMMMFIASEVMFFVAWFWAYFDASLFPHEAIQYARAEFTGGVWPPKGIETFDPWHLPLFNTLILLTSGTTVTWAHHAMIHGDRDGVKQALWLTVALGFLFSVVQAIEYSHAQFGFSGNIYGATFFMATGFHGFHVIIGTIFLAVCLYRMYIGHFTPTQHLGFEFAAWYWHFVDVVWLFLFAAIYVWGAGPSH; from the coding sequence ATGGCTGAGGCGCACGCCAAGCATCACGATTACCACTTGGTCAACCCGAGCCCATGGCCTTTTGTCGGCTCCTTCAGCGCCTTCATCATGGCCGTCGGTGCCGTGATGTGGATGAAGAATATGGCGGTGGGCGGCCTGCACGCGGGACCGCTCGTGTTCGGCGCGGGTCTTATCGGCGTCCTCTACACCATGCTCGCATGGTGGACGGATGTCGTCCATGAGGCCAACACGGGCGACCACACCCGTGTGGTGCAACTCCATCACCGTTACGGGATGATGATGTTCATCGCCTCCGAGGTGATGTTCTTCGTTGCCTGGTTCTGGGCCTATTTCGACGCGAGCCTGTTCCCCCATGAGGCGATCCAGTATGCCCGTGCGGAGTTCACCGGCGGCGTCTGGCCGCCGAAGGGCATCGAGACTTTCGATCCCTGGCACCTGCCGCTGTTCAACACGCTGATCCTGCTGACCTCCGGCACGACCGTGACCTGGGCGCACCACGCGATGATCCACGGCGATCGGGATGGGGTGAAGCAGGCGCTCTGGCTTACCGTCGCGCTCGGCTTTCTCTTCAGTGTCGTCCAGGCGATCGAGTACAGCCACGCGCAGTTCGGCTTCTCCGGAAACATCTACGGCGCCACGTTCTTCATGGCGACGGGCTTCCACGGCTTCCACGTCATCATCGGCACCATCTTCCTGGCGGTCTGCCTGTACAGGATGTACATCGGCCATTTCACGCCGACCCAGCATCTCGGCTTCGAGTTCGCGGCTTGGTATTGGCATTTCGTCGACGTTGTGTGGCTGTTCCTCTTCGCGGCAATCTATGTTTGGGGCGCTGGCCCGAGCCATTGA
- the ctaG gene encoding Cytochrome c oxidase assembly protein CtaG, with the protein MTTPADPSVKAPVLVFTPEEKEARRVAAQRAARRTAVVCCGVVAVMTGLSFAAVPLYDLFCRVTGFGGTPRVGTGPADSVSDRDMSVRFDANTSQGVAWQFKPEVRTVDVKLGETKTVFYKIANTSTRPTTGIASFNVQPDLAGAYFVKIQCFCFTEQTLQPGEVIEAPVVFYVDPALAKDRNLRDLTTITLSYTMFPSKDGAPLANAEGDKGKGNDKSQL; encoded by the coding sequence ATGACCACGCCTGCCGATCCCAGCGTAAAAGCGCCGGTCCTTGTTTTCACGCCTGAGGAAAAAGAGGCGCGTCGCGTTGCGGCCCAGCGCGCCGCGCGGCGCACGGCAGTCGTCTGCTGCGGCGTGGTGGCTGTGATGACGGGCCTGTCGTTCGCAGCCGTCCCTCTTTACGACCTCTTTTGTCGCGTCACCGGTTTTGGCGGCACTCCCCGCGTGGGAACTGGCCCGGCCGATTCCGTGAGTGACCGCGACATGTCCGTTCGTTTCGATGCGAATACGTCGCAGGGCGTAGCCTGGCAATTCAAGCCTGAGGTGCGCACGGTCGATGTCAAGTTGGGCGAGACAAAGACCGTCTTCTATAAGATCGCCAATACATCGACCCGACCCACGACTGGCATCGCGAGCTTCAACGTTCAGCCGGATCTCGCTGGCGCCTATTTCGTGAAAATCCAATGCTTCTGCTTCACGGAGCAGACGCTGCAGCCAGGCGAGGTGATCGAGGCTCCGGTCGTCTTCTATGTCGATCCTGCCCTCGCCAAGGACCGCAATTTGCGTGATCTGACCACGATCACGCTGTCCTACACCATGTTCCCTTCCAAGGATGGCGCCCCGCTGGCTAATGCCGAGGGCGACAAGGGCAAGGGCAACGACAAGTCACAACTGTGA
- the thrC gene encoding Threonine synthase, with translation MLHVSTRGEAPVIGFTEALLAGLARDGGLYVPENWPALSGQEIAGFAGRTYEDIAATVVGRLTGGDIPDDVLAGMINEAYATFRHPAVCPLVQLDDNLFVLELFHGPTLAFKDVAMQLLGRMMDHVLKARGERATIVGATSGDTGSAAIEAFRGLDQVDVFILYPQGRVSEVQRRQMTTVDAPNVHAIAVEGTFDDCQAILKGLFNNHAFRDALKLSGVNSINWARIVAQTVYYFTAGVSLGAPYRPVSFSVPTGNFGDVFAGYAAKRMGLPIAGFTIATNANDILARTVATGSYTVTGVKPTSSPSMDIQVSSNFERLLFDAYGRDAAEVRRLMAHLAQAGSFTIGDRPLAAIRSEFGAEAVSEEETGAEIARTWKTAGYLTDPHTAVALAAARRVQSADPAVPMIALSTAHPAKFPDAVERASGVRPPLPEHLADLYDRREHFTVVANDASAIEAFIRDRARALQ, from the coding sequence TTGCTGCATGTGTCGACCCGGGGCGAAGCACCCGTCATCGGTTTCACGGAAGCCTTGCTTGCCGGCCTCGCGCGTGACGGTGGCCTCTATGTACCTGAGAACTGGCCGGCCCTGTCGGGGCAAGAGATCGCGGGTTTCGCGGGTCGCACCTATGAGGATATTGCAGCGACGGTTGTCGGCCGCCTGACGGGCGGAGACATACCGGACGACGTTCTGGCGGGCATGATCAACGAAGCCTATGCCACCTTCCGGCACCCGGCCGTCTGTCCGCTCGTGCAGCTTGATGACAACCTCTTCGTGCTGGAGCTGTTCCACGGCCCGACGCTCGCCTTCAAGGACGTGGCCATGCAGCTTCTCGGCCGCATGATGGACCATGTCCTGAAGGCGCGTGGCGAGCGCGCGACCATCGTGGGGGCGACCTCCGGCGATACCGGCTCGGCGGCGATCGAGGCTTTCCGGGGGCTCGATCAGGTTGACGTGTTCATCCTCTATCCGCAGGGGCGCGTGTCAGAGGTTCAGCGGCGGCAAATGACGACTGTCGACGCGCCGAATGTCCACGCCATCGCGGTGGAGGGCACGTTCGATGATTGCCAGGCGATCCTGAAGGGGCTCTTCAATAACCACGCTTTCCGGGACGCGTTGAAGCTCTCGGGTGTCAATTCCATCAACTGGGCGCGTATCGTCGCCCAGACGGTCTATTATTTCACGGCGGGCGTCAGCTTGGGCGCACCGTACCGTCCGGTTTCCTTCAGCGTGCCAACGGGCAATTTCGGCGATGTGTTCGCCGGCTATGCCGCCAAGCGCATGGGATTGCCGATCGCCGGTTTCACCATCGCCACCAATGCCAATGACATTCTGGCGCGCACGGTGGCGACGGGCAGCTATACGGTGACCGGCGTCAAGCCGACATCGTCGCCGTCCATGGATATTCAGGTGTCGTCCAATTTCGAGCGGCTTCTGTTCGACGCCTATGGTCGTGACGCCGCTGAGGTGCGTCGCCTGATGGCGCATCTCGCGCAGGCCGGCTCGTTCACCATCGGTGACCGGCCGCTTGCCGCCATCCGGTCGGAGTTCGGCGCCGAGGCGGTGTCAGAGGAGGAAACCGGCGCCGAGATCGCGCGGACATGGAAGACCGCCGGCTATCTCACCGATCCACACACGGCGGTTGCGCTCGCTGCCGCGCGGCGCGTGCAATCGGCAGATCCCGCCGTGCCGATGATCGCGCTGTCGACCGCCCATCCCGCCAAGTTCCCGGATGCCGTTGAGCGAGCCTCCGGCGTTCGCCCGCCGCTTCCTGAGCACCTCGCGGATCTCTACGATCGTCGGGAACATTTCACCGTTGTGGCGAATGATGCATCGGCCATCGAGGCCTTCATTCGCGATCGCGCGCGTGCCCTGCAGTGA
- a CDS encoding Uncharacterized zinc protease RF_0338: MNLRSPPQIDNNVHVTTLASGLRVATERFAHVATAAVGVWVGTGSRHEGASEHGLSHLLEHMAFKGTRRRSARAIAEAIEAVGGDLNAETGIEHTAYTARVMAEDVDLALDILADIIIDSVIDAAELEREKAVILQEIGAVEDTPDDLINDLFLEGAFTGQPLGRPILGTPATVASFDPDAVKRFLAREYRAGRMVVAAAGAVDHDAIVASVERLFAALPPGRAAAPAPAQYRGGTEVRLDRDLEQVHMLIGFAGASFLDDAFYPLQVFANLLGGGMSSRLFQEVREARGLAYAVEAFHWSFADAGVFGLSAATAPEDLAELMPVALDCLRDATDNATDAEIARAKAQLRVAHFTALESPASRVEQIARQLIALDRVIPSTEVVTRLEAVTAADVRKAAAALMASPPILAAIGALEGLPPLERIAERLFPAAAASGSLGEG; this comes from the coding sequence ATGAACCTGCGCTCCCCGCCGCAGATCGATAACAATGTTCACGTCACGACCCTCGCCAGCGGTCTCAGGGTCGCGACCGAGCGCTTTGCGCACGTAGCCACAGCGGCGGTCGGCGTATGGGTCGGCACGGGCTCCCGACATGAGGGGGCGAGCGAACATGGTCTGTCCCATCTTCTGGAGCATATGGCCTTCAAGGGCACGCGCCGACGCTCCGCGCGTGCCATCGCCGAGGCAATCGAGGCGGTGGGCGGGGATCTCAACGCCGAGACGGGCATCGAGCACACCGCCTATACGGCGCGTGTGATGGCCGAGGATGTCGATCTCGCGCTCGACATTCTCGCCGACATCATCATCGATTCCGTCATCGACGCCGCCGAGCTCGAACGCGAGAAAGCCGTCATCCTCCAGGAGATCGGGGCTGTCGAGGATACCCCCGACGACCTCATCAACGACCTTTTCCTCGAAGGTGCCTTCACCGGCCAGCCGCTCGGCCGGCCGATCCTTGGCACGCCGGCGACGGTCGCGAGCTTCGATCCGGACGCGGTGAAGCGCTTTCTGGCGCGGGAATATCGCGCGGGCCGCATGGTTGTCGCGGCGGCGGGCGCCGTTGACCATGATGCCATCGTCGCTTCCGTCGAGCGGCTTTTCGCCGCCTTGCCGCCGGGTCGTGCCGCGGCACCCGCGCCCGCCCAGTATCGGGGCGGCACCGAGGTGCGGCTCGATCGTGACCTTGAGCAAGTGCACATGCTCATCGGCTTCGCCGGTGCGTCGTTTCTCGACGATGCTTTTTATCCCCTGCAGGTTTTCGCCAATCTCCTCGGTGGCGGCATGTCGTCGCGTCTGTTCCAGGAGGTGCGCGAAGCGCGCGGGCTCGCCTATGCGGTGGAGGCCTTCCATTGGTCCTTCGCGGATGCGGGCGTGTTCGGCCTGTCCGCCGCGACTGCTCCGGAGGACCTGGCGGAGTTGATGCCTGTGGCTCTCGATTGCCTGCGCGATGCCACTGACAACGCTACTGACGCTGAGATCGCGCGGGCCAAGGCCCAGCTTCGCGTCGCCCATTTCACCGCGCTCGAGTCACCGGCGAGCCGCGTCGAGCAGATCGCCCGACAGCTCATCGCGCTCGATCGCGTCATCCCGAGCACCGAGGTCGTTACCCGGCTGGAGGCGGTGACGGCGGCCGATGTGCGCAAGGCTGCGGCCGCACTCATGGCGTCCCCGCCGATTCTCGCAGCTATCGGAGCGCTCGAGGGGCTGCCGCCGCTTGAGCGTATTGCAGAACGGCTGTTCCCCGCGGCGGCTGCCTCCGGTTCGCTTGGAGAAGGGTGA
- a CDS encoding conserved hypothetical protein (Evidence 4 : Unknown function but conserved in other organisms), with protein sequence MSDQDYPPQAPIPTGLAGRCPRCGEGKLFDGFIALKPRCESCGLDYSFADSADGPAVFIMLIGGFIVCGLALWLEVSFEPPWWVHLFTTLPVALIVCLGMLRPFKGVMVALQYNNKAEEGRLER encoded by the coding sequence ATGAGCGATCAGGACTATCCTCCGCAGGCCCCGATTCCGACGGGCCTTGCCGGACGCTGCCCGCGCTGCGGCGAGGGGAAGCTGTTCGACGGCTTCATCGCGCTGAAGCCCCGGTGTGAATCTTGCGGGCTCGATTACAGCTTCGCCGATTCCGCCGATGGCCCTGCCGTCTTCATCATGCTGATCGGCGGTTTCATCGTCTGTGGTCTGGCGCTCTGGCTTGAGGTGTCCTTCGAGCCGCCGTGGTGGGTGCATCTTTTCACCACCTTGCCGGTCGCGCTCATCGTCTGCCTCGGCATGCTGCGCCCGTTCAAGGGCGTGATGGTGGCGCTGCAATACAATAACAAGGCCGAGGAAGGCCGGCTGGAGCGCTGA
- a CDS encoding diguanylate cyclase/phosphodiesterase (GGDEF & EAL domains) with PAS/PAC sensor(s), whose protein sequence is MKYEPGAYPHESSALRVIRVLTLIVCSLWIALAASPASAVEAVRVTLDAAAVDLTPVVEHYKSEGDLIQISTAPGPDGIVRRIAVKAREGGTRPDWIVFALTNDTDEQIDRLLVAPHYRLVGSGVVWPDLGSSRIAAITASQGIRPEREDSPDADIFTVTLDPGTTVTFVAELNTSNLPQLYIWEPEAYKHKVNGLTLYKGIIIGIAGLLALFLTVVFVVKGAVIFPAAAALAWAVLAYACIDFGFFQQIFPIAAATERIYRAAAEAVLAATLLVFLFAYLNLSRWHVRYSHVTLFWLLFLGALVGLAVFDAPIAAGVARISIAAIAAVGFALVVHLASHGYDRAVMLIPAWLLLLVWVAATSFTVLGELSRDLVPPALIGGLVLIVLLIGFTVMQHAFAGGALAQGLVSDSERKALAIAGSGDIVFDWDVSADRIFVSNEVEQLLSLRRGSLEGPASAWLDIIHPFDADRYRATLDAVLEQKRGRIALDFRLRAANGQYFWFNLKARPVVGSDNEVIRVVGTLSDVTEHRNAEERLLHDAVHDNLTGLPNRELFHDRLDSSLVLSRRGGIVRPTVIVVDIDRFKAVNDSVGLSAGDAILLTLSRRLGRLLRPQDSLARISGDELALILVSERESDRIIAFADMIRRAVTTPVTFAEREIFLTASIGIALHDSQDDVKGEEMLRNAEIAMIHAKRQGGDRIEVFRPGMRAQGTDKLAIESDLRRALERGEMKVYFQPIVRLEDRTIAGFETLLRWDHPRQGRLMPHDFIPIAEESGLIAELGAFALERTARELSVWQRALEVHPPIFASVNISSRQLLRHDLLHDVKTVLARTPVEPGSLKLELTESLVMENPEYAAQMMSRIRDLGAGLSLDDFGTGYSALSYLQRFPFDTIKIDQSFVRQLGNGTRPVILRAIISLAHDLGMEVVAEGAENESDAVELAQLGCEYAQGFAFGEPMTAHDARRLVGAAPEAA, encoded by the coding sequence GTGAAATATGAGCCGGGCGCCTATCCGCATGAGAGTTCTGCGTTGCGTGTGATCCGCGTTCTCACCCTCATTGTCTGCAGCCTCTGGATCGCTCTCGCAGCGTCGCCGGCGAGCGCTGTGGAGGCCGTCAGGGTGACGCTCGATGCGGCGGCAGTCGATCTGACGCCCGTCGTCGAGCACTACAAATCCGAGGGCGACCTTATCCAGATTTCGACGGCGCCAGGCCCGGACGGCATCGTGCGCCGCATTGCCGTGAAGGCACGCGAGGGCGGCACGCGGCCGGACTGGATCGTCTTCGCGCTCACCAACGACACCGATGAGCAGATCGACAGGCTGCTGGTGGCGCCGCACTACCGCCTCGTCGGCTCGGGCGTCGTCTGGCCGGATCTTGGGTCTTCACGCATCGCAGCCATCACGGCCAGCCAAGGCATCCGGCCGGAGCGGGAGGACAGCCCGGACGCGGACATCTTCACGGTCACGCTCGATCCAGGCACCACGGTGACCTTCGTCGCCGAACTCAACACGTCGAACCTGCCGCAGCTCTATATCTGGGAACCGGAGGCCTACAAGCACAAGGTCAACGGGCTTACCCTCTACAAGGGCATCATCATCGGCATCGCCGGCCTGCTCGCGCTCTTCCTGACCGTCGTCTTCGTGGTGAAGGGCGCGGTGATCTTCCCGGCGGCCGCGGCGCTCGCCTGGGCCGTTCTGGCCTATGCCTGCATCGATTTCGGCTTTTTCCAGCAGATCTTTCCGATCGCGGCGGCGACGGAGCGAATATATAGGGCGGCCGCCGAGGCGGTGCTCGCCGCGACGCTCCTCGTCTTCCTTTTCGCCTATCTCAATCTCAGTCGCTGGCACGTCCGCTACAGCCACGTCACGCTGTTCTGGCTGCTCTTTCTCGGTGCGCTCGTCGGCCTTGCGGTCTTCGATGCGCCCATCGCCGCCGGTGTGGCCCGTATATCGATCGCGGCGATCGCCGCTGTGGGCTTCGCGCTCGTGGTTCATCTCGCGAGCCACGGCTATGACCGCGCCGTTATGCTGATACCGGCGTGGCTCCTGCTTCTGGTATGGGTCGCCGCCACGAGCTTCACGGTCCTCGGGGAACTGTCGCGGGATCTCGTGCCGCCAGCGCTGATCGGCGGTCTCGTCCTCATCGTCCTGCTCATCGGCTTCACGGTGATGCAGCATGCCTTCGCTGGCGGCGCGCTGGCGCAGGGCCTGGTCAGTGACAGCGAGCGCAAGGCGCTGGCCATCGCGGGATCCGGTGACATCGTCTTCGACTGGGACGTCTCGGCCGATCGCATCTTCGTCAGCAACGAGGTCGAGCAGCTTCTTTCGCTGCGTCGCGGCAGCCTGGAGGGGCCAGCCTCGGCTTGGCTCGACATCATCCACCCCTTCGACGCGGACCGCTACCGGGCGACGCTCGATGCCGTGCTGGAGCAGAAACGCGGGCGCATCGCGCTCGACTTCCGTTTGCGCGCCGCGAATGGACAGTATTTCTGGTTCAATCTGAAAGCCCGGCCGGTGGTCGGCAGTGACAACGAGGTGATCCGGGTCGTCGGCACGCTGAGCGATGTCACCGAGCATCGCAACGCCGAGGAGCGGTTGCTGCACGACGCGGTGCACGACAATCTCACCGGTCTGCCGAACCGCGAATTGTTCCACGACCGGCTCGACAGCTCGCTTGTGCTGAGCCGTCGTGGCGGCATCGTCCGCCCGACCGTCATTGTGGTCGATATCGACCGCTTCAAGGCGGTGAATGATTCCGTCGGTCTTTCGGCAGGCGATGCCATCCTGCTGACGCTGTCACGCCGCCTTGGGCGGCTGCTGCGGCCCCAGGACAGCCTCGCGCGCATCTCCGGCGACGAGCTTGCGCTTATCCTCGTGTCGGAACGCGAGTCCGACCGCATCATCGCCTTTGCTGACATGATCCGGCGGGCGGTGACGACACCCGTCACCTTCGCCGAGCGCGAGATCTTCCTGACGGCTTCCATCGGCATCGCCCTGCACGACTCGCAGGACGATGTGAAGGGCGAGGAGATGCTGCGCAACGCCGAGATCGCCATGATCCACGCCAAGCGCCAGGGCGGGGACAGGATCGAGGTGTTCCGCCCCGGGATGCGTGCGCAGGGCACGGACAAGCTGGCCATCGAGAGCGACCTGCGCCGGGCACTCGAGCGTGGCGAGATGAAAGTCTATTTCCAGCCGATCGTCCGGCTGGAGGATCGGACGATCGCGGGCTTCGAGACGCTTCTGCGCTGGGACCATCCGCGCCAGGGACGGCTGATGCCCCACGATTTTATCCCGATCGCGGAGGAAAGCGGGCTGATCGCGGAACTCGGCGCCTTCGCGCTGGAGCGCACGGCGCGCGAGCTCTCGGTCTGGCAACGGGCCCTGGAAGTGCATCCGCCGATCTTCGCCAGCGTCAACATATCGAGCCGCCAGTTGCTGCGGCACGACCTCTTGCATGATGTGAAGACGGTGCTTGCCCGCACGCCGGTGGAACCGGGCTCGCTCAAGCTCGAGCTCACCGAAAGCCTAGTCATGGAGAACCCGGAATATGCCGCGCAGATGATGTCGCGCATCCGCGATCTCGGGGCGGGGCTCTCACTCGATGATTTCGGGACCGGCTATTCGGCGCTGTCCTATCTCCAGCGCTTCCCCTTCGATACCATCAAGATCGACCAGTCCTTCGTCCGCCAGCTCGGCAACGGCACGCGCCCCGTCATTCTGCGGGCGATCATCTCGCTCGCCCATGACCTCGGCATGGAAGTGGTCGCGGAGGGCGCGGAGAACGAGTCCGACGCGGTCGAACTCGCCCAGCTCGGCTGCGAATATGCGCAGGGCTTTGCCTTTGGCGAGCCGATGACCGCCCATGACGCGCGCCGTCTCGTGGGCGCGGCGCCCGAGGCCGCCTGA
- a CDS encoding hypothetical protein (Evidence 5 : Unknown function), with product MGLVRRGVAQACTLGYWVGMRHARKGYMLRGVRAALRFAFIDLGLQRVEAACLPSNMASIGLLEKAGFQREGYARRYLCIAGVWQDHLLFACLKDDLVL from the coding sequence TTGGGCTTGGTGCGTCGCGGCGTCGCGCAGGCCTGCACGCTCGGTTATTGGGTGGGCATGCGCCATGCCCGAAAAGGCTATATGCTGCGGGGGGTTAGGGCTGCGCTGCGGTTTGCCTTCATCGATCTTGGGTTGCAGCGGGTCGAGGCCGCGTGCCTGCCGAGCAACATGGCGTCGATAGGGCTTCTTGAAAAAGCCGGTTTTCAGCGGGAGGGCTACGCGCGGCGATATCTGTGTATCGCCGGCGTATGGCAAGATCATCTTCTCTTCGCCTGTCTCAAAGATGACCTCGTCCTCTGA
- a CDS encoding conserved hypothetical protein (Evidence 4 : Unknown function but conserved in other organisms): MRSVQPTNDDMSGYLDGQLLIAMPGMSDERFARSVIYVCAHSEEGAMGIIVNRPAPDLSFPDVLVQLDIIPPEDVIRLPTRAEHIQVLRGGPVETGRGFVLHSDDFFIDNSTLSIDDGICLTATVDILKAIARGEGPSSAMLALGYSGWSPGQLESEILANGWLNGPADLDLLFGSSIESRYDLALRNLGIEPGMLSGRAGHA, encoded by the coding sequence ATGCGATCTGTGCAGCCAACGAACGACGACATGAGCGGCTATCTCGACGGGCAGCTGCTCATCGCCATGCCCGGAATGAGCGACGAGCGTTTCGCGCGGAGCGTGATCTATGTCTGCGCGCATTCCGAAGAAGGCGCCATGGGGATCATCGTGAACCGCCCCGCCCCCGACCTGAGCTTTCCCGACGTCCTGGTGCAGCTTGACATCATTCCCCCGGAGGACGTGATCCGGCTGCCGACTCGTGCGGAACATATCCAGGTTCTGCGTGGCGGACCGGTGGAGACCGGACGCGGTTTCGTGCTGCATTCCGATGACTTCTTTATCGACAATTCAACGTTGTCGATCGACGATGGCATCTGCCTAACGGCGACTGTCGACATTTTGAAGGCAATCGCGCGCGGCGAGGGACCATCGAGCGCCATGCTTGCGCTCGGCTATTCCGGCTGGTCTCCCGGCCAGCTCGAAAGCGAGATCCTGGCCAACGGCTGGCTGAACGGTCCGGCCGATCTCGATCTTCTGTTCGGATCTTCCATAGAGAGCCGTTACGATCTGGCCTTGCGCAATCTGGGCATTGAACCCGGCATGCTCTCTGGCCGGGCGGGGCATGCCTGA
- a CDS encoding SURF1-like protein, translated as MSRFRQLLVPGLCTLVALAILLGLGFWQVERLRGKEELISRISARIHDAPVALPPEAGWAGWSAAQDEYRPVRAEGRFLNDMTVYVTANAELRPKGGATLGYMVLTPLALADGGFVIVNRGFVPRELRDTLRLGASSETAPVAVTGLLRAPQEQGWFVPEDHPSRDKPAQGDWFTRDPVRIGASLGLERVAPFLIDEASVEGGPAWPRGGLTVLTFPNRHLEYALTWFGLAATLIAVFLAWALRRR; from the coding sequence ATGAGCCGCTTCCGCCAACTCCTCGTCCCCGGCCTGTGTACGCTGGTGGCACTCGCCATCCTGCTCGGACTTGGCTTCTGGCAGGTCGAGCGTCTTCGGGGGAAGGAAGAGCTGATCTCCCGGATCAGCGCGCGCATCCACGATGCGCCGGTCGCACTGCCGCCGGAGGCGGGATGGGCGGGTTGGTCCGCGGCGCAGGATGAGTATCGGCCGGTCAGGGCCGAGGGCCGTTTCCTCAACGACATGACCGTTTATGTGACAGCGAATGCCGAGTTGCGCCCGAAGGGCGGCGCGACCCTCGGCTATATGGTGCTGACGCCGCTCGCACTCGCCGATGGCGGTTTCGTCATCGTCAATCGCGGTTTTGTCCCACGGGAGTTGCGCGACACCTTGCGTCTCGGCGCGAGCTCCGAGACGGCGCCTGTCGCCGTTACCGGTCTCCTGCGTGCGCCGCAGGAACAGGGATGGTTCGTGCCCGAAGACCACCCGTCGCGGGATAAGCCCGCGCAGGGAGACTGGTTCACGCGGGACCCCGTTCGCATCGGAGCCTCGCTTGGTCTCGAGCGTGTCGCCCCATTTCTCATCGATGAGGCTTCGGTGGAAGGCGGGCCGGCCTGGCCGCGCGGGGGGCTGACCGTGCTGACCTTCCCGAACCGCCATCTCGAATACGCGCTGACGTGGTTTGGCCTCGCGGCGACGCTCATCGCGGTGTTCCTCGCCTGGGCCTTGCGGCGCCGATAG